A single window of Aspergillus puulaauensis MK2 DNA, chromosome 5, nearly complete sequence DNA harbors:
- the AIM6_2 gene encoding uncharacterized protein (COG:S;~EggNog:ENOG410PITV;~TransMembrane:1 (i67-85o)): MATSPDLEALGATKSGFEAEEYDSYSWLLLEDHPLRSYPSDADCHPEISAFTRKLYAIVRRRLRDRVLPLLSLLLMFFVIVQFLLQLPHVASYFLEPVHTQGLPEFIQTPMTTDRAFDRTAACAFDPPSQPGGAAHNAIEHALSSGCAGVHVDLWQRHHDLLIGDSSSPPNLDKKHTLKSVYLKSLLHQLDARNAASANDSKIEKHDDEFDATPVGLFDSDPQQTFTIFLDVKTSMRKAWPVLVTQLGALNKSGYLSYRNAEQELVLRPVTIVVSGRGCRRLSLKDDLSRVMKGLF, translated from the exons ATGGCCACTTCGCCAGACCTAGAGGCCCTCGGCGCCACTAAGTCGGGTTTCGAGGCCGAAGAATACGACTCGTACTcgtggctgctgctcgaggaCCACCCGCTTCGCTCATACCCATCTGATGCCGATTGCCATCCCGAGATCTCTGCATTCACCAGGAAGTTGTATGCGATCGTTAGGAGGCGTCTGCGGGACCGCGTTCTTCCCCTGCTGagtctgttgttgatgttctt TGTAATCGTGCAGTTCTTGTTACAATTACCGCACGTCGCATCTTATTTTCTGGAACCCGTCCATACACAGGGGCTCCCCGAGTTCATCCAAACGCCCATGACAACTGATCGGGCGTTTGATCGTACAGCCGCTTGTGCGTTTGACCCTCCATCACAGCCCGGGGGAGCGGCCCACAACGCCATCGAGCATGCGCTTTCTTCTGGGTGTGCCGGTGTTCATGTCGATTTGTGGCAGCGACACCATGATCTGCTCATCGGAGATTCGTCGTCACCACCAAATCTCGACAAAAAGCACACGCTGAAAAGCGTCTACCTTAAATCACTGCTGCATCAGTTAGATGCCCGAAACGCTGCTTCTGCTAATGACTCGAAAATTGAAAAACACGATGACGAGTTTGATGCTACGCCAGTCGGTTTATTCGACAGCGATCCCCAGCAGACATTCACAATATTCTTGGATGTCAAAACTTCAATGCGCAAGGCGTGGCCGGTGCTCGTGACACAGCTAGGGGCGCTGAACAAGAGTGGGTACCTGTCGTATCGAAATGCAGAGCAGGAACTTGTACTGCGGCCCGTTACAATTGTAGTTTCAGGGAGGGGATGTAGGCGGCTGTCGTTAAAGGATGATTTGTCTCG